DNA sequence from the Penaeus monodon isolate SGIC_2016 chromosome 28, NSTDA_Pmon_1, whole genome shotgun sequence genome:
NNNNNNNNNNNNNNNNNNNNNNNNNNNNNNNNNNNNNNNNNNNNNNNNNNNNNNNNNNNNNNNNNNNNNNNNNNNNNNNNNNNNNNNNNNNNNNNNNNNNNNNNNNNNNNNNNNNNNNNNNNNNNNNNNNNNNNNNNNNNNNNNNNNNNNNNNNNNNNNNNNNNNNNNNNNNNNNNNNNNNNNNNNNNNNNNNNNNNNNNNNNNNNNNNNNNNNNNNNNNNNNNNNNNNNNNNNNNNNNNNNNNNNNNNNNNNNNNNNNNNNNNNNNNNNNNNNNNNAAAAAAATCAAGAATCGAATCGGCCATGAGTCTGAAGGTCGGGTCCCGTTTCCATGTCCTTGGCAAGGACGCCATGTCTTGCGCCGGAGAGCTGGACTGGAGGATATAAAGGGCCTTCTGGGTTGGTGTCTGGCACTTGTCTTCTCACAGAGACTGCAACATGATCAAGACAGTAAGTTCAAGTCTTCAATCCGCATGGAAATAAGTCCTTCTGAGATAGAAAACATGAACACATTGAAATATCATTGTGGAATTTGTATCGATTACTCATGTATGATGGTCTTATAGTAAGGGTACTTTGCTTAGAAGATATCAGCTGACATGTCATTGTTGAAGATTTTGGATGTAATAACGATGGTATTCCGTAATTTGCCTGAAATTGCCTTCTAAAATAgcggtcataaaaaaaaaacaaaattaacttaTCTATTTTGCAGGTAATTTTGCTGGTTTCCGCTGCCCTTTTGGCATTCGCAGGAGCCAATCCAGACCCTGAACCTGGTTTTCGGGGACACGGAGGTTTCGGACATGGTGGATTCGGACGTGGGTTCGGACACGGTGGATTCGGAGGCTTCGGACATGGCGGATTCGGAGGTTTCGGGCACGGTGGATATGGTCGCTGAAGCAGTGCCATTACCATGAGTACTGGGtttgaaaaatgacaaaaaataaatatgaaatagagaCCACGATCTTCGTTTCATTCTGAACTGAAAATTCACAAGATCcttgtttttattcatctttatgaGGGCGTTATTTAAATAGTGAGCATTTGTCTCTGGGACATATATTAAAATCCAAAATAGTACCTAAAGAATGACCAAAAACACAATAGTCACGTTTTTATCGTGTCAGATCTTGAGTACTGCTTGAGTTATATGATGTCAAGCCACTCTCGGCTCTCCTATAAGACAGCCTGANNNNNNNNNNNNNNNNNNNNNNNNNNNNNNNNNNNNNNNNNNNNNNNNNNNNNNNNNNNNNNNNNNNNNNNNNNNNNNNNNNNNNNNNNNNNNNNNNNNNNNNNNNNNNNNNNNNNNNNNNNNNNNNNNNNNNNNNNNNNNNNNNNNNNNNNNNNNNNNNcttttttttttagtttttatttaattgATGTCATACAGGAATAAACGCATTGACTTCATTCTGGCACTGCTTTCACGACGAGAAGAAAAATAGGCAGGGTATCAGTTGANNNNNNNNNNNNNNNNNNNNNNNNNNNNNNNNNNNNNNNNGGAAATTTACGTCAATTAAAACAAACTCTCTGTACAGGTTCTCGGTATTTTCTTTGCCATTAATATTTGagtaatatgtaattttttctaCAAACATTAAACTTTTAACCAGTAATAGCCAGCTAAAAGATCAAACGATGTGAAGCCATAGTAATAGAGACGAACCACGTGTATGGACCAACATGCTCTGAGACGAGAGGTAAATTGTGGATGCtattttatagttatagttatctTTAATCATCTTGTAGATNNNNNNNNNNNNNNNNNNNNNNNNNNNNNNNNNNNNNNNNNNNNNNNNNNNNNNNNNNNNNNNNNNNNNNNNNNNNNNNNNNNNNNNNNNNNNNNNNNNNNNNNNNNNNNNNNNNNNNNNNNNNNNNNNNNNNNNNNNNNNNNNNNNNNNNNNNNNNNNNNNNNNNNNNNNNNNNNNNNNNNNNNNNNNNNNNNNNNNNNNNNNNNNNNNNNNNNNNNNNNNNNNNNNNNNNNNNNNNNNNNNNNNNNNNNNNNNNNNNNNNNNNNNNNNNNNNNNNNNNNNNNNNNNNNNNNNNNNNNNNNNNNNNNNNNNNNNNNNNNNNNNNNNNNNNNNNNNNNNNNNNNNNNNNNNNNNNNNNNNNNNNNNNNNNNNNNNNNNNNNNNNNNNNNNNNNNNNNNNNNNNNNNNNNNNNNNNNNNNNNNNNNNNNNNNNNNNNNNNNNNNNNNNNNNNNNNNNNNNNNNNNNNNNNNNNNNNNNNNNNNNNNNNNNNNNNNNNNNNNNNNNNNNNNNNNNNNNNNNNNNNNNNNNNNNNNNNNNNNAAGAATCGAATCGGCCATGAGTCTGAAGGTCGGGTCCCGTTTCCATGTCCTTGGCCGGGACGCCATGTCTTGCGCCGGAGAGCTGGACTGGAGGATATAAAGGGCCTTCTGGGTTGGTGTCTGGCACTTGTCTTCTCACAGAGACTGCAACATGATCAAGACAGTAAGTTCAAGTCTTCAATCCGCATGGAAATAAGTCCTTCTGAGATAGAAAACATGAACACATTGAAATATCATTGTGGAATTTGTATCGATTACTCATGTATGATGGTCTTATAGTAAGGGTACTTTGCTTAGAAGATATCAGCTGACATGTCATTGTTGAAGATTTTGGATGTAATAACGATGGTATTCCGTAATTTGCCTGAAATTGCCCTCTAAAATAGcggtcataaaaaaacaaaattaacttgTCTATTTTGCAGGTAATTTTGCTGGTTTGCGCTGCCCTTTTGGCATTCGCAGGAGCCAATCCAGACCCTGAACCTGGTTTTCGGGTACACGGAGGTTTCGGACATGGTGGATTCGGACGTGGGTTCGGACACGGTGGATTCGGAGGCTTCGGACATGGCGGATTCGGAGGTTTCGGGCACGGTGGATATGGTCGCTGAAGCAGTGCCATTACCATGAGTACTGGGtttggaaaatgacaaaaaataaatatgaaatagagaCCACGATCTTCGTTTCATTCTGAACTGAAAATTCACAAGATCcttgtttttattcatctttatgaGGGCGTTATTTAAATAGTGAGCATTTGTCTCTGGGACATATATTAAAATCCAAAATAGTACCTAAAGAATGACCAAAAACACAATAGTCACGTTTTTATCGTGTCAGATCTTGAGTACTGCTTGAATTATATGATGTCAAGCCACTCTCGGCTCTCCTATAAGACAGCCTGANNNNNNNNNNNNNNNNNNNNNNNNNNNNNNNNNNNNNNNNNNNNNNNNNNNNNNNNNNNNNNNNNNNNNNNNNNNNNNNNNNNNNNNNNNNNNNNNNNNNNNNNNNNNNNNNNNNNNNNNNNNNNNNNNNNNNNNNNNNNNNNNNNNNNNNNNNNNNNNNNNNNNNNNNNNNNNNNATTTAATTGATGTCATACAGGAATAAACGCAATGACTTCATTCTGGCACTGCTTTCACGACGAGAAGAAAAATAGGCAGGGTATCAGTTGANNNNNNNNNNNNNNNNNNNNNNNNNNNNNNNNNNNNNNNNGGAAATTTACGTCAATTAAAACACTCTCTGTACAGGTTCTCGATATTTTCTTTGCCATTAATATTTGagtaatatgtaattttttctaCAAACATTAAACTTTTAACCAGCAATAGCCAGCTAAAAGATCAAACGATGTGAAGCCATAGTAATAGAGACGAACCACGTGTATGGACCAACATGCTCTGAGACGAGAGGTAAATTGTGGATGCTATTTTATAGTTATAGTAATCTTTAATCATCTTGTAGATCAAGGTTGAGTTTCGCCATTTTNNNNNNNNNNNNNNNNNNNNNNNNNNNNNNNNNNNNNNNNNNNNNNNNNNNNNNNNNNNNNNNNNNNNNNNNNNNNNNNNNNNNNNNNNNNNNNNNNNNNNNNNNNNNNNNNNNNNNNNNNNNNNNNNNNNNNNNNNNNNNNNNNNNNNNNNNNNNNNNNNNNNNNNNNNNNNNNNNNNNNNNNNNNNNNNNNNNNNNNNNNNNNNNNNNNNNNNNNNNNNNNNNNNNNNNNNNNNNNNNNNNNNNNNNNNNNNNNNNNNNNNNNNNNNNNNNNNNNNNNNNNNNNNNNNNNNNNNNNNNNNNNNNNNNNNNNNNNNNNNNNNNNNNNNNNNNNNNNNNNNNNNNNNNNNNNNNNNNNNNNNNNNNNNNNNNNNNNNNNNNNNNNNNNNNNNNNNNNNNNNNNNNNNNNNNNNNNNNNNNNNNNNNNNNNNNNNNNNNNNNNNNNNNNNNNNNNNNNNNNNNNNNNNNNNNNNNNNNNNNNNNNNNNNNNNNNNNNNNNNNNNNNNNNNNNNNNNNNNNNNNNNNNNNNNNNNNNNNNNNNNNNNNNNNNNNNNNNNNNNNNNNNNNNNNNNNNNNNNNNNNNNNNNNNNNNNNNNNNNNNNNNNNNNNNNNNNNNNNNNNNNNNNNNNNNNNNNNNNNNNNNNNNNNNNNNNNNNNNNNNNNNNNNNNNNAAAAAAGAATCAAGAATCGAATCGGCCATGAGTCTGAAGGTCGGGTCCTGTTTCCATGTCCTTAGCCGGGACGCCATGTCTTGCGCCGGAGAACTCGACTGGAGGATATAAAGGGCCTTCTGAGTTGGTGTCTGGCACTTGTCTTCTCACAGAGTCTGCAACATGATCAAGACAGTAAGTTTAAGTCTTCAATCCGCATGGAAATAAGTCCTTCTGAGATAGAAAACATGAACACATTGAAATATCATTGTGGAATTTGTATCGATTACTCAAGTATGATGGTTTTGTAGTTAGGGTACTTTGCTTAGAAGATATCAGCTGACATGTCATTGTTGAAGATTTTGGATGTAATACCGATGGTATTCCGTAATTTGCCTGAAGTTGCTCTCTAAAATACcggtcataaaaaaagaaaacatttaactTATCTATTTTGCAGGTAATTTTGCTGGTTTGCCCTTTTGGCATTCGCAGGAGCCAATCCAGACCCTGAACCTGGTTTTCGGGGACACGGAGGTTTCGGACATGGTGGATTCGGACGTGGATTCGGAGGCTTTGGACATGGCGGATTCGGAGGTTTCGGGCACGGTGGATATGGTCGCTGATGCAGTGCCATAACCATGAGCACTGGGTTTGGAAAATGATAAGGAATAAACGTAAAATAGAAACCACGGTCTTCGTTTCATTCTGAGCTGAAAATTTACGAGATCCTTGCTTTCATTTATCTTTACGTGGGTGTTATTTAAATACTAAGAATTTGTCTCTATGacaaatattaaaatctatagTACCTAAAagcaaggtctatatatatatatagactttgcCTAATAAGTGAACGAAAACACCATAGTCACGCTTTTGTCGTGTTAGATCTTGAATTGAATAACCTCAAAccactctctcctcacctttaAGAGAACCTGATGCTTCCTCCCCgcacaaaataagagaaaacatgTGGGATGTCAGTTGTTTTAACATTTATTCTAAACTTAGTGCGATACTTATAACTAGAAACTTGAAAACTTactccagtgaaaaaaaaaatatcaataggtTCTTGGGAATCTTtgctattcatacatatgtatgaatagcaATAGTTTGATATTGTTTGTAGAGTACTGACTACAAACAATATCAAACTTTTAACCAGCAACAGCCAGCACAAAGATCAAACGATGCGAAGCCACAATTAAAGAGAAAATGAGCCACTTGTATGGACCAAAATCCTATGAGACGAGAGGTAAATTGTGGATGTAAATTATCTTTAACCATCTNNNNNNNNNNNNNNNNNNNNNNNNNNNNNNNNNNNNNNNNNNNNNNNNNNNNNNNNNNNNNNNNNNNNNNNNNNNNNNNNNNNNNNNNNNNNNNNNNNNNNNNNNNNNNNNNNNNNNNNNNNNNNNNNNNNNNNNNNNNNNNNNNNNNNNNNNNNNNNNNNNNNNNNNNNNNNNNNNNNNNNNNNNNNNNNNNNNNNNNNNNNNNNNNNNNNNNNNNNNNNNNNNNNNNNNNNNNNNNNNNNNNNNNNNNNNNNNNNNNNNNNNNNNNNNNNNNNNNNNNNNNNNNNNNNNNNNNNNNNNNNNNNNNNNNNNNNNNNNNNNNNNNNNNNNNNNNNNNNNNNNNNNNNNNNNNNNNNNNNNNNNNNNNNNNNNNNNNNNNNNNNNNNNNNNNNNNNNNNNGGTAGAGCTTGGAAATGTACCATAAGATTGTCAATTAGCACTTAGTGAGCATCAGTCAAAAACATTACGCAAACTAAATAACAATTCAACATGCAAAATGAATCGAATCGAATCGCCCAGGAGTCTGAAGGTCGGGTCCTGTTTCCATGTCCTTGGCCGGGAAGCCATGTCTTGCGCCGGAGAGCTCGACTGGAGGATATAAAGGGCTTTCTGGGGTGGTGTCTGGCACTTGTCTTCTCACAGAGACTGCAACATGATCAAGACAGTAAGTTCAAATTATCATTCTGTATGGAAATAAGTCCTTCTGAGATAGAAATCATGAACACATTGAAATATCATTATGGAATTTGTAACGATTACTCAAGTATGATGCTTTTGAAGTTAGATTACTTTGCTCAGAAGATATCAACTGATATTTTAACGTGACTGTTGAGAATTTTGGAAGTAAGACTGATTGCATTCCGTGATTTGCCAGTCGCCAGCCATTATTTTTATGACTTCCGGATTGTGAAAGCAGCTTTAGATTTAACTTGTCTGTTTCGCAGGTAATTTTGCTGGTTTGCGCTGCCCTTCTTTTGGCATTCGCGGGAGCCAATCCTGACCCTGAACCCGGTTTTCGGGGACACGGAGGTTTCGGGCACGGTGGGTTCGGACATGGAGGATTCGGACACGGCGGATTCGGAGGCTTCGGACATGGCGGATTTGGACGTGGATTCGGACACGGAGGATTCGGAGGTTTCGGACATGGTGGGTATGGTCGCTGAAGCGGTGTCATAATATGAGCACTGGATTTGAAAAATGATAAcgaataaatatgaaatagaaatcTTCGTTTCATTCTAAGCTCAAATTTCacgatatttttatatatttttacgtcaGCGTTATTTAAATACTGAACATTTGCGCTTGGAGCAAATATTAAATTCCAAAGTAGTATCTAAAAGTAAACAATAAAGTAAAGCTATACTTTTGTCACCTTTTGATGTCAAGCCACTCTCAGCTCTCCTATATGACATTCTGATGTAATACAGAAATAAACCCAAGGGCTTTCTCCCAGCACTGTTTTCGtagcgaaaagaaaaggaaggaaaaaataggtGGGATATCAGTTGAATTCATACTTATTCTAAACTTACCCTGGTACTTGAAACTAGAAACTTGGAAATTTACGTCACTGAGAACAAATTTTCTGTGCAAGTTTTCGGGATTTTCTTTGCTATTAATACGTAAtctattagaataatatataaaattctctacaaaaaatatcaaacattTAACTAACAATAGCCAGCTTAAAGATCAAAAGATGTGAAggtatgataataaagaaaatgagccACGTGTATGGACTAGGAATCTTTTGAGCCGAAAGGTAAAATTTGGATACTAANNNNNNNNNNNNNNNNNNNNNNNNNNNNNNNNNNNNNNNNNNNNNNNNNNNNNNNNNNNNNNNNNNNNNNNNNNNNNNNNNNNNNNNNNNNNNNNNNNNNNNNNNNNNNNNNNNNNNNNNNNNNNNNNNNNNNNNNNNNNNNNNNNNNNNNNNNNNNNNNNNNNNNNNNNNNNNNNNNNNNNNNNNNNNNNNNNNNNNNNNNNNNNNNNNNNNNNNNNNNNNNNNNNNNNNNNNNNNNNNNNNNNNNNNNNNNNNNNNNNNNNNNNNNNNNNNNNNNNNNNNNNNNNNNNNNNNNNNNNNNNNNNNNNNNNNNNNNNNNNNNNNNNNNNNNNNNNNNNNNNNNNNNNNNNNNNNNNNNNNNACGTTTATCAGCAACCAAATTCGAGGGGCTGTGTTAAGGCTTAGCAGGTTAAGAGGAGAATATGAAGACTGNNNNNNNNNNNNNNNNNNNNNNNNNNNNNNNNNNNNNNNNNNNNNNNNNNNNNNNNNNNNNNNNNNNNNNNNNNNNNNNNNNNNNNNNNNNNNNNNNNNNNNNNNNNNNNNNNNNNNNNNNNNNNNNNNNNNNNNNNNNNNNNNNNNNNNNNNNNNNNNNNNNNNNNNNNNNNNNNNNNNNNNNNNNNNNNNNNNNNNNNNNNNNNNNNNNNNNNNNNNNNNNNNNNNNNNNNNNNNNNNNNNNNNNNNNNNNNNNNNNNNNNNNNNNNNNNNNNNNNNNNNNNNNNNNNNNNNNNNNNNNNNNNNNNNNNNNNNNNNNNNNNNNNNNNNNNNNNNNNNNNNNNNNNNNNNNNNNNNNNNNNNNNNNNNNNNNNNNNNNNNNNNNNNNNNNNNNNNNNNNNNNNNNNNNNNNNNNNNNNNNNNNNNNNNNNNNNNNNNNNNNNNNNNNNNNNNNNNNNNNNNNNNNNNNNNNNNNNNNNNNNNNNNNNNNNNNNNNNNNNNNNNNNNNNNNNNNNNNNNNNNNNNNNNNNNNNNNNNNNNNNNNNNNNNNNNNNNNNNNNNNNNNNNNNNNNNNNNNNNNNNNNNNNNNNNNNNNNNNNNNNNNNNNNNNNNNNNNNNNNNNNNNNNNNNNNNNNNNNNNNNNNNNNNNNNNNNNNNNNNNNNNNNNNNNNNNNNNNNNNNNNNNNNNNNNNNNNNNNNNNNNNNNNNNNNNNNNNNNNNNNNNNNNNNNNNNNNNNNNNNNNNNNNNNNNNNNNNNNNNNNNNNNNNNNNNNNNNNNNNNNNNNNNNNNNNNNNNNNNNNNNNNNNNNNNNNNNNNNNNNNNNNNNNNNNNNNNNNNNNNNNNNNNNNNNNNNNNNNNNNNNNNNNNNNNNNNNNNNNNNNNNNNNNNNNNNNNNNNNNNNNNNNNNNNNNNCGTGACAAATCTTTCAACAGGCTATTGCTGGTTAAAATGTTTGATATTCTTCGATGAGAAAATCATATAGCATTAAAGAAGAGAAAACCTCGAGAACCAAAATAGAGAACttgttttcataaattttcaGGTTTCTAAtttgaagtaaatgtaaaaacatATCAGTTCAGCTGAAATCCCACCTATTTTTTCTGCCAAATCGATTACGAATGATCTCGA
Encoded proteins:
- the LOC119591020 gene encoding keratin-associated protein 19-2-like; protein product: MIKTVILLVCAALLLAFAGANPDPEPGFRGHGGFGHGGFGHGGFGHGGFGGFGHGGFGRGFGHGGFGGFGHGGYGR